The Candidatus Margulisiibacteriota bacterium DNA segment CACGGCACAATCTAAACTTTTAAAGCAAAATCCTGCGTCAAGATCACCGCTTCGTCGCCAGCAAACTGTAAAAAAGAATCAGCGCCAACTGTGTAAATTTTCGGCGCCGGCGCGGTTGTCTCCAAACGCACGCTGGAATTATCCCGCAATTTAGCGATCAGCGGTTGATGGCCGGTCAAAACGCCCAGCTCGCCATTGACCGCCTGCACAAAAATTCCGCGGATCTCCGTTTCTTCCTGTTTTTCCGTCGCCGACACCAAAGTGCATTTCATAAAATCTCCTGTTTACTGCTGCATTTTTTCAGCTTTCTCGTAAGCTTCTTCGATCGTGCCGATATTGTAAAAAGCCTGCTCCGGCAGAGCATCGGCGTCACCATTGATGATCGCCTGAAATCCTTTGATCGTGTCCGGCAGCGGCACATAACGCCCGGGCAGACCGGTAAAACGCTCCGCCACCGTGAACGGCTGGGAGAAAAAACGCTGGATTTTGCGCGCGCGGTTGACTGTTAATTCGTCGTCTTTGGGCAGCTCGGCCACGCCAAGTATCGCCACAATGTCTTTCAACTCGTTGTATCTTTGTAAAACGCGCTTGACCTCGCGCGCGGTCTCGTAATGTTCTCGGCCAACGATCGCCGCGTCCAAAATGCGCGAGCTGGACTGCAGAGGATCGACCGCCGGATAAATGCCCAGCGCGGCGATGTCGCGGGACAAAACCGTCGAAGCGTCCAAATGGCTGAACGTGATCGCCGCCGCTGGATCGGTAATATCGTCCGCCGGCACGAACACCGCTTGAATAGAAGTAATGTAGCCATTGCGCGTCGAGGTGATGCGTTCTTCCAGACGCCCCATTTCCGCGCCGAGCGTCGGCTGATAACCGACCGCCGAGGGCATGCGTCCCAGCAGAGTTGAAACTTCTGAGCCGGCCTGCACAAAACGAAAAACATTATCCATAAAAAACAGCACGTCCTGATGCTCGCGGTCGCGGAAATATTCGGCCTGGGTCAGGGCGGTCAACGGTGTGATCATGCGCGCGCCCGGCACTTCGCCCATCTGCCCAAAAACCAGCGCGGTCTTGTCCAGCACGCCGGATTCCTGCATCTCCAGCCAGAGATCATTGCCTTCTCTGGTGCGTTCACCCACACCGGCAAAAACCGAAATGCCGCCGTGATGCTTGGCCATATTGTGGATCAGCTCCATGATGATCACCGTCTTGCCCACGCCCGCGCCGCCAAAAAGTCCGGTCTTGCCGCCTTTGACATACGGCGAGATCAAGTCAATAACCTTGATGCCGGTCTCGTGCACGCTGTCCCGTGGGTCAATATCCTGAAAAAGCGGCGGATTGCCGCGGATGTGCTGGCGCTCCACTTTGTCCGGCAGCGTCGGCAGATTGTCGATAGTCTCGCCCAGCGCGTTAAAAAGCCGCCCGAGAGTTTCTTTGCCGATCGGCACCTCGATAGGGTGGCCGGTATCGACAGCTTCCGCGCCGCGTGGCAGGCCGTCGGTGGGCTGCATGGACACGCAGCGCACTATGCTGCCCTCTGTCTGCATCGACACTTCCGCCAGCACGCGCAGTTTGCGGCCGTTGTATTCATGCACGATCTCGACCGCATTACGTATCTCCGGCAGCTCATCCGCAGCAAAACGAATATCGATGATCGGCCCCACAATTTGAATTACCGAACCTTTGTTACCAGCTGCCATCGTCCAACTCCTTTAAACTTTATTTTCCAGCGCCCGCAAAACATCGAAAGCGCTGACCACTTCCGCCAATTCCTGTGTGATGCGCATCTGGCGGGTCTTATTATATTGCAAAGTGAGCTTCCGCAAAATCAAGCGCGCGTTCTTATTGGCGCTCTGCATGCTCACCAGCCGCGCGTAATACTCGCCCGCCGCGGATTCCCAGTAAACTTTGTCCAGACAGGCCTTGAGATAAGCGCGCAAAATTTCGGGATAAATAATTTCGCCAGCCGGCTCCAAAATGGTTTCGTTCCGGACACTGAGCGTAGTCGAAGTGTCCGGGGCCGCAGCAGCAAACGGATAAACTTTTTTGATCACGGGATTTTGCTCCAGCACCGACAGCAGTTCATTGTAAGCAAAATAAACCTCAATATTTTGACCGGCCAGAATTTTGCCGGTGATCTCCGTCACGGCCGGCGCGGTCTCCACCTGATAATTTTTTTCCGCCGCGGCCAGAGCTGTATACGGATGTTTAATATAATGCTCCCATTTAACGCTGGCACGTCCCAGCAGCCAGAGCGCCACGCCGCGGCAGTTTTCTTTCTTTTCATTGTCCAGCACGGTCTGCAATTTCATTAACAGTTTGTCATTGAAACCGCCGCAAAAACCTTTGTGCGCG contains these protein-coding regions:
- the atpD gene encoding F0F1 ATP synthase subunit beta gives rise to the protein MAAGNKGSVIQIVGPIIDIRFAADELPEIRNAVEIVHEYNGRKLRVLAEVSMQTEGSIVRCVSMQPTDGLPRGAEAVDTGHPIEVPIGKETLGRLFNALGETIDNLPTLPDKVERQHIRGNPPLFQDIDPRDSVHETGIKVIDLISPYVKGGKTGLFGGAGVGKTVIIMELIHNMAKHHGGISVFAGVGERTREGNDLWLEMQESGVLDKTALVFGQMGEVPGARMITPLTALTQAEYFRDREHQDVLFFMDNVFRFVQAGSEVSTLLGRMPSAVGYQPTLGAEMGRLEERITSTRNGYITSIQAVFVPADDITDPAAAITFSHLDASTVLSRDIAALGIYPAVDPLQSSSRILDAAIVGREHYETAREVKRVLQRYNELKDIVAILGVAELPKDDELTVNRARKIQRFFSQPFTVAERFTGLPGRYVPLPDTIKGFQAIINGDADALPEQAFYNIGTIEEAYEKAEKMQQ
- a CDS encoding F0F1 ATP synthase subunit gamma: MSQLTVIKERLKTITNLHQVTKAMEMVTQTKINKIRQNFNNAKNYQVLSARIFAQIAAQIKNQTAIPAPPEKYCLAFFAHKGFCGGFNDKLLMKLQTVLDNEKKENCRGVALWLLGRASVKWEHYIKHPYTALAAAEKNYQVETAPAVTEITGKILAGQNIEVYFAYNELLSVLEQNPVIKKVYPFAAAAPDTSTTLSVRNETILEPAGEIIYPEILRAYLKACLDKVYWESAAGEYYARLVSMQSANKNARLILRKLTLQYNKTRQMRITQELAEVVSAFDVLRALENKV